A single region of the Lotus japonicus ecotype B-129 chromosome 4, LjGifu_v1.2 genome encodes:
- the LOC130710201 gene encoding RNA polymerase II transcriptional coactivator KELP, whose product MENDPETKARIEEAVRKILEESNMDEVTESKIRKQASTELGLDLSVPPFKAFVKQVVQAFLEEKQQQLEEQQQEEGGGVTQDKEFDDDGDLIICKLSEKRKVTIQDFRGKTLVSIREYYRKDGKDLPTSKGISLTEEQWSTFKKNVPAVEKAIEKMESRI is encoded by the exons ATGGAGAATGATCCCGAAACCAAAGCAAGAATCGAGGAAGCTGTTCGGAAGATTCTCGAAGAATCAAACATGGACGAGGTCACCGAGTCCAAGATTCGCAAGCAAGCCTCCACTGAACTCGGCCTCGACCTCTCTGTTCCACCCTTCAAAGCCTTCGTCAAGCAGGTCGTGCAAGCTTTTCTCGAAGAGAAGCAACAGCAGCTGGAAGAACAACAAcaagaggaaggaggaggagttACCCAGGACAAGGAGTTCGATGATGATGGCGATCTCATCATCTGCAAG CTTTCGGAGAAGAGGAAGGTGACGATTCAGGATTTCAGAGGGAAAACACTGGTCTCCATTCGGGAGTATTACAGAAAGGATGGGAAGGACTTACCTACTTCAAAAG GAATAAGTTTGACAGAGGAGCAGTGGTCTACATTCAAGAAAAATGTGCCTGCCGTAGAAAAAGCCATTGAGAAAATGGAGTCACGCATATAA
- the LOC130710989 gene encoding uncharacterized protein LOC130710989 — translation MGNCSIKGGTTGECHHSIRVLSDSGVILQFKDPKTVGQVLQQYPGYGVFLQGHASSPLLEHESLSYGLLYYLLPLKKVQVEQKSSCSDGVSVSDYVENLSNGSALEVLPSAQNGVWRVKLVIDTRQLEEILSEQVNTEALIEKMRMAATTCSATSPARSSRTMSIWKVGWKPTLFNGKSCKSITAAGSNLDLGSC, via the coding sequence ATGGGGAATTGCTCTATCAAGGGTGGTACCACTGGAGAATGTCACCACTCTATCCGAGTTCTCAGTGACAGTGGTGTCATTCTACAATTCAAAGATCCTAAAACAGTTGGCCAAGTGCTCCAACAGTACCCTGGTTATGGTGTTTTCCTCCAGGGTCATGCCTCATCACCTTTGCTGGAGCATGAGAGCTTAAGCTATGGTCTTCTCTACTATCTTCTTCCACTGAAGAAGGTGCAGGTGGAACAAAAAAGTAGCTGCAGTGATGGAGTTTCAGTGTCTGATTATGTTGAGAATTTGTCAAATGGTTCAGCTCTTGAAGTGCTTCCATCAGCTCAGAATGGGGTGTGGAGAGTGAAGTTGGTGATTGATACAAGGCAACTTGAGGAGATTTTGTCAGAGCAGGTGAATACTGAAGCTTTGATTGAGAAGATGAGAATGGCTGCAACTACATGCTCTGCTACTAGCCCTGCCAGGAGCAGCAGAACCATGAGCATTTGGAAAGTGGGGTGGAAGCCAACACTCTTCAATGGAAAATCTTGTAAGAGCATTACTGCTGCAGGATCAAATTTGGATTTGGGTTCTTGTTAA